GGGCGACCGTGCTGACTCGTCTGGATGGTGACGACGCCGTCGACGGCCAGTCCCTCGGCGGCGGCGACCGTCTCGGCGTCGGTGCGCGCCCGGTCCATCGCCACCGAGAGGGCCTCTTCACGGGCGTCCTGCTGGGTCGCCTCGCTCAGTTCGTAGCGGATGCCGTCGACCCGGTCGGCGCCGGCGTCGACCGCCACGTCGACGAGCGCGCCGACGGTCCCGACGTCGTCGGTCTCGGCCTCGATGGTGTGGACCGCGACGTAGCCGACCTGTTCACGGCCGTTCTCGGTACGCTCGTAGTCCGGGTGGATACTGAACCGCGACGAGGTGACCGACGCGCCCTCGTCTGCCAGCGCCTGCTGGACGGCCTCCGCGTCACCACTCACGGCGTTGCGAGCGGCCTCGGCGGTGTCACCGCGCCCGACGGCCGCGACGGTGACCGTCGCGCGGTCCGGACTGCGTTCGACGCTCGCGTCGGCACTGACGCTGACGGTGGCGTTCTCGGTGGCCTGGGTATCACCGGTCTGTGCGACCGCGAAGCCGACGGCGCCGGCCACCAGCAGGGCCAGGACGCCGACGACCGGCAGTAATTTCGATGCCATGCCGGACATAACGGCACGCGAGATGATTACCGCATCGGACGCTCAAACCCGGTTTTGAGCGTCACGAGCGCTCGACGACGATGTACCGGACCTCGGTCTCGACGTCGACCCCGGCGGCGCTGTCGGCGATGGTGTCGATGCGCCCGGCGAGGTCGGGCGGGGCGGACCCCGGCGGGATGCCGACGGTGACCACCACCTGGCGCGGCTCCTGGAAGATGACGGTGTTGGTCTGTTCGACCTCGACGTCGAGGACGCGCAGCGGCGGGTCGACGCTGTCTCGCACCTGGGTCTGAATCTGTGACTCGGTCGTCGCCCGCTGGAACGAGTCGAGCGTGACGCCGCCGAGGAACGCCGAGAGGACGACGATGGCCGCGATGAGGACGCCGATGCGCTTGATCGTCGCCGTCCGGGCGTTGCCCTCGCGGAACCAGTGTTCCGGCCGGTACCCCTGGTACCAGAGGCCCACGAGGACGGCGAGGTTGATAGAGAGGACGTTCACCAGTACGAGGACGCCCGACCCGAGGCTGACGAGCGGTTGCCCCCACGCGATGCCGATTCCCACCGTCGCCGCGGGCGGGATGAGCGCGACGGCTATCATGACCCCGACCAGCGCCGTCGACACGCCGGAGGTGAGACTCAGCACGCCCGCCGCACCGGCGCCGAGCGCGACCACGAGCGAGAGGAAGTCCGGCGCGACTCGCTCGCGCACCTGGTCGACGGTGGTGACGTCCGCCAGTGGCGGGACGACGTTGGCGTACCGGACGACCAGCGCGAAGACGGTAGCGCTCGCGATGGCCAGCACGAGGCCGAACACCTGGAGCTTGACCCCGCGGACGAACAGCTCGTGGTCGTCGACGACGGTGCCGACGTTGGCGGTCATCGCCGGGCCGATGAGCGGCGCGATGACCATCGACCCGACGACGACGGCCGGCGAGTTCAACAGGAGGCCCGCGGTGGCGATGACGGCGCTGATGACCGTCATCGCGGTGTAAGTGGTCACCGACGGCGCCAGTGCCTCGGCCTTCGAGGTCAGCTCCTCGCGGGCGATGCG
The DNA window shown above is from Haloarcula halobia and carries:
- a CDS encoding SIMPL domain-containing protein; protein product: MASKLLPVVGVLALLVAGAVGFAVAQTGDTQATENATVSVSADASVERSPDRATVTVAAVGRGDTAEAARNAVSGDAEAVQQALADEGASVTSSRFSIHPDYERTENGREQVGYVAVHTIEAETDDVGTVGALVDVAVDAGADRVDGIRYELSEATQQDAREEALSVAMDRARTDAETVAAAEGLAVDGVVTIQTSQHGRPVMFAEAAAGGDGGGRTTISPGPVTVDATVQVTYELG
- a CDS encoding TIGR00341 family protein, which translates into the protein MRFVQITIPRGKREAVLGVLDDEGIDYVLTDETSNREFTAVVTFPLPTNALEPVLEELRAVGIDEDGHTVVMDASTVISREFDELEERYAEEKDEDRIAREELTSKAEALAPSVTTYTAMTVISAVIATAGLLLNSPAVVVGSMVIAPLIGPAMTANVGTVVDDHELFVRGVKLQVFGLVLAIASATVFALVVRYANVVPPLADVTTVDQVRERVAPDFLSLVVALGAGAAGVLSLTSGVSTALVGVMIAVALIPPAATVGIGIAWGQPLVSLGSGVLVLVNVLSINLAVLVGLWYQGYRPEHWFREGNARTATIKRIGVLIAAIVVLSAFLGGVTLDSFQRATTESQIQTQVRDSVDPPLRVLDVEVEQTNTVIFQEPRQVVVTVGIPPGSAPPDLAGRIDTIADSAAGVDVETEVRYIVVERS